In Oscillatoria acuminata PCC 6304, a single window of DNA contains:
- a CDS encoding DUF6887 family protein, translating to MNPVNYGAMSDGELKQYFLKHREDKLALRAYLDRLADRPRHVITTVDDPEFEQKLQASVMQQIQATEGNAERD from the coding sequence ATGAATCCAGTTAACTATGGGGCGATGTCTGATGGGGAATTAAAACAATATTTTCTCAAGCATCGGGAAGACAAGTTGGCGCTGAGAGCTTATTTGGATAGACTCGCCGATCGCCCCCGTCATGTAATCACAACTGTCGATGATCCGGAGTTTGAGCAGAAACTTCAAGCATCAGTTATGCAGCAAATCCAAGCGACCGAGGGGAACGCTGAAAGGGATTAG
- a CDS encoding phosphatase PAP2 family protein: MTIFRFRQKASQLIQFWQRKFNSHSVFSLQSVVLIKGILLSLLSIGVFLYITDEVMDLETRNWDVNLMLAVQKTHTPLLDVAMKSFSTLGGHIVLFGISVGLAIKFWIRRQRPELFGLLVAAVGGTLLNLLIKACLNRDRPQMWALINDDLNTSSYPSGHVTIGLIIYGFCGYLLARYFPRWRGLIYLGTFLLMLAIGWSRIYVGLHWPTDVLAGYATGFAWLNASILSFEIGKQREEIRRKQV, from the coding sequence ATGACGATTTTTAGGTTTCGGCAAAAAGCATCGCAGTTGATTCAGTTTTGGCAGAGGAAATTTAATTCGCACTCGGTTTTTTCCCTGCAATCCGTTGTGTTGATTAAGGGGATTCTGCTATCTTTGCTGTCAATAGGGGTATTTTTGTATATTACCGATGAGGTCATGGATTTAGAAACCCGAAATTGGGATGTCAACCTCATGCTGGCGGTTCAAAAAACCCATACTCCCCTACTGGATGTGGCCATGAAAAGTTTTTCAACCTTGGGAGGACATATTGTCTTATTTGGGATTTCTGTGGGATTAGCGATCAAGTTTTGGATCCGCCGACAGCGGCCTGAATTGTTTGGATTGTTGGTAGCTGCCGTAGGCGGGACTCTACTCAATTTGTTGATTAAAGCCTGTTTAAATCGCGATCGACCCCAGATGTGGGCCCTAATCAATGATGACCTGAATACCTCTAGCTATCCGAGTGGTCATGTGACCATTGGGCTGATAATTTATGGGTTTTGTGGCTATTTGTTAGCCCGATATTTTCCCCGATGGCGGGGGTTGATTTATCTGGGGACTTTTTTACTAATGTTGGCGATCGGTTGGAGTCGAATATATGTCGGCTTGCATTGGCCCACGGATGTTTTAGCCGGATATGCCACAGGTTTTGCTTGGTTGAATGCCTCAATTCTCAGCTTTGAAATTGGCAAACAGCGAGAAGAAATACGGCGCAAACAGGTTTAA
- a CDS encoding helix-turn-helix transcriptional regulator — protein MNHSNELTQLELILLQLVAKGEGIWSWYEIAQALSRLDVPREPDMMEVLKKLAAEGFLTREVQPGSPRDRWELTQAGKKRLSDAKAGRTLGDVSLSISAESIITIEYSGSQLSGNVKKR, from the coding sequence ATGAATCATTCAAACGAATTAACTCAACTTGAATTAATACTTCTTCAATTAGTCGCTAAAGGCGAGGGAATATGGAGTTGGTATGAAATTGCTCAGGCACTTTCACGGTTAGACGTACCCAGAGAACCCGATATGATGGAGGTATTAAAGAAACTGGCAGCAGAGGGTTTCCTCACCCGAGAAGTCCAACCGGGTTCGCCTCGCGATCGCTGGGAATTAACGCAGGCAGGTAAAAAAAGACTTTCGGATGCAAAGGCAGGGCGTACTCTGGGAGATGTTTCTCTTTCTATCTCTGCTGAAAGCATAATAACGATTGAGTATAGCGGTTCTCAGTTAAGTGGAAACGTAAAAAAGCGATGA
- a CDS encoding HigA family addiction module antitoxin — protein sequence MTEDLNTFCPDWISPPGDTIADIIEEREWTQTDLAKRLGYTTKHISLLINGKAPITEQTALKLETVLGSSASFWLSLEALYRAKLVPQDAAEDLRNWVCWLDELPVEELMAQGIIPKQDSDAKNQPNLVQPTFRR from the coding sequence ATGACTGAGGATCTAAATACTTTTTGCCCAGACTGGATTTCGCCACCGGGTGACACGATCGCAGACATCATTGAGGAACGGGAGTGGACCCAGACGGATTTAGCAAAACGTCTTGGATACACGACCAAGCATATTAGCTTATTAATTAATGGTAAAGCGCCGATTACCGAGCAAACAGCACTTAAATTAGAAACTGTCCTCGGCAGTAGTGCCAGCTTTTGGTTGAGTTTGGAAGCCCTGTATCGTGCCAAATTAGTACCCCAGGACGCTGCCGAAGATTTAAGAAACTGGGTGTGCTGGTTGGATGAGTTGCCTGTTGAGGAATTAATGGCTCAAGGGATCATTCCAAAACAGGATAGCGATGCCAAAAACCAGCCGAATCTTGTTCAACCTACATTCCGCAGGTAA
- the leuB gene encoding 3-isopropylmalate dehydrogenase — protein MTQNYRITLLPGDGIGPEIMAIAVDVLNLVGQQLDLSFTFTEAAIGGSAIDATGEPLPSETLNQCQDSDAVLLAAIGGYKWDNLPRHQRPETGLLGLRAGLNLFANLRPATILPQLVDASSLKREVVEGVDIMVVRELTGGIYFGQPKGIFETETGEKRGVNTMAYTDSEIDRIGRVAFETARKRQGKLCSVDKANVLDVSQLWRDRITQLAAEYSDVELSHLYVDNAAMQLVRWPKQFDTIVTGNLFGDILSDAAAMLTGSIGMLPSASLGASGPGLFEPVHGSAPDIAGQDKANPIAQVLSAAMMLRYGLDQPEAATKIEQAVLQVLDAGYRTGDIMSEGMKLVGCRKMGDALLQALAG, from the coding sequence ATGACCCAAAACTACCGCATAACTCTTCTTCCCGGCGACGGCATCGGCCCTGAAATTATGGCGATCGCGGTAGACGTCTTAAACCTTGTCGGACAACAACTCGACTTGAGTTTTACCTTCACCGAAGCGGCGATCGGCGGATCTGCCATCGATGCCACTGGAGAACCCCTGCCCTCGGAAACCCTCAACCAATGCCAAGATAGTGATGCCGTCCTCCTCGCGGCGATCGGTGGCTACAAATGGGATAACCTCCCCCGTCACCAACGACCGGAAACCGGCTTACTGGGACTGCGGGCGGGTTTAAATCTCTTTGCCAATTTACGACCTGCGACCATCTTACCCCAACTGGTGGATGCCTCCAGTCTCAAGCGGGAAGTCGTCGAAGGCGTGGATATCATGGTCGTCCGGGAACTCACGGGCGGCATTTACTTCGGTCAACCGAAAGGCATTTTCGAGACGGAAACCGGAGAAAAACGCGGCGTCAATACAATGGCCTATACGGACTCAGAAATCGATCGCATTGGCCGTGTCGCCTTCGAGACAGCCCGCAAACGCCAGGGTAAATTATGTTCCGTGGATAAGGCAAACGTCCTGGATGTCTCCCAACTCTGGCGCGATCGCATCACTCAACTCGCCGCAGAATACAGCGATGTGGAACTCTCTCACCTGTATGTCGATAACGCCGCCATGCAATTAGTCCGGTGGCCCAAACAATTCGATACCATTGTTACCGGCAACCTGTTTGGAGATATTCTCTCCGATGCTGCTGCCATGCTGACGGGCAGTATTGGAATGCTGCCTTCTGCCAGTTTAGGGGCATCCGGTCCCGGTTTATTTGAACCCGTGCATGGTTCGGCCCCCGATATCGCTGGACAGGATAAAGCCAACCCGATCGCCCAAGTCCTAAGTGCAGCAATGATGTTGCGCTATGGGTTAGATCAACCGGAAGCAGCCACCAAAATTGAGCAAGCGGTTCTCCAAGTCCTCGATGCCGGATATCGCACGGGAGATATCATGTCCGAAGGCATGAAACTAGTAGGATGTCGCAAAATGGGTGATGCGTTACTTCAAGCATTAGCTGGATAA
- a CDS encoding DUF6888 family protein, whose translation MPTAAQLKSLYRISYWLTYVMVQPIHLVCIDERTSNLYVLAGNTDNLEFQITPQGEEF comes from the coding sequence ATGCCTACGGCGGCCCAATTAAAAAGTTTATATCGTATCAGCTACTGGCTGACGTATGTTATGGTTCAGCCGATTCACTTGGTTTGCATTGATGAGCGTACAAGCAACCTGTATGTTTTGGCGGGGAATACGGACAACCTTGAATTCCAGATTACTCCACAAGGGGAGGAGTTTTAA
- a CDS encoding fructosamine kinase family protein, which produces MWDHIAKQIAEVTGEKFALGDRRSVGGGCINQGYRVTGGSRTYFVKLNRAVDLPMFEAEALGLQEMWDTHTIRVPKPICTGIANDSAYIVLEWLELASRADTEVSREMGRKLAALHQHSGSGKFGWSRNNTIGSTPQINNWNTDWTEFWAEHRIGFQLQLARRKGGQFPEGDRLLDAIPQLLANHTPEPSLVHGDLWGGNAGVTQGGEPTIYDPATYYGDREVDMAMTELFGGFSSAFYQGYNEVWPLPADYEQRKTLYNLYHILNHFNLFGGGYGSQANRAIATLLH; this is translated from the coding sequence ATGTGGGATCACATTGCGAAACAGATTGCTGAGGTAACCGGAGAGAAATTTGCCCTGGGCGATCGCCGTTCTGTGGGCGGAGGTTGCATCAATCAAGGGTATCGCGTCACCGGCGGCAGTCGCACCTATTTTGTCAAGCTGAATCGCGCCGTGGATCTGCCAATGTTTGAGGCGGAGGCGTTGGGATTGCAGGAAATGTGGGACACACACACCATTCGGGTCCCCAAACCGATTTGTACCGGCATTGCCAATGATTCAGCCTATATTGTTTTAGAGTGGCTGGAGTTGGCTTCTCGCGCTGATACTGAAGTCTCCCGAGAAATGGGGCGCAAACTGGCGGCTTTGCATCAACATTCCGGTTCGGGCAAATTTGGCTGGAGTCGCAATAATACCATTGGTTCCACCCCGCAGATTAATAATTGGAACACAGATTGGACGGAGTTTTGGGCGGAACATCGCATCGGGTTTCAACTGCAATTGGCGCGGCGAAAAGGGGGGCAGTTTCCCGAGGGCGATCGCCTTCTGGATGCGATTCCTCAATTATTAGCAAATCATACGCCTGAACCCTCCCTCGTCCACGGAGATTTATGGGGAGGCAATGCCGGGGTGACCCAAGGGGGAGAACCGACTATTTATGACCCTGCTACCTATTATGGCGATCGGGAAGTTGATATGGCCATGACCGAATTATTTGGGGGATTTTCCTCAGCTTTCTATCAAGGATACAACGAAGTTTGGCCCTTGCCTGCGGATTATGAACAGCGCAAAACCCTTTATAACCTTTATCACATCCTGAATCATTTTAATTTATTTGGGGGCGGGTATGGGTCCCAAGCCAATCGGGCGATCGCCACCCTCTTGCATTAA